In Methanotorris formicicus Mc-S-70, a single genomic region encodes these proteins:
- a CDS encoding HEPN domain-containing protein, giving the protein MLRLDDIDYLLNLAEEDLEEAEILFKNKKYKGAISRAYYAMFNSAKALLLIKDIHPKKHSGVLKMLGLEFINKGYLDEIYSKYYQEAFDMRHKVDYEPRFQVDEETAERIIEEASEFLNMAKIIINKFKELHK; this is encoded by the coding sequence GTGTTGAGATTGGATGATATTGACTATTTGCTGAATTTAGCAGAGGAAGATTTGGAGGAGGCAGAGATATTATTTAAAAACAAAAAATATAAAGGGGCAATATCACGGGCATACTATGCAATGTTCAACTCTGCAAAGGCTTTGCTGTTAATAAAAGATATTCATCCAAAAAAGCACTCTGGTGTTTTAAAAATGCTTGGCTTGGAATTTATTAATAAAGGATATTTAGATGAGATTTATTCAAAATACTACCAAGAAGCATTTGATATGAGGCATAAGGTTGATTATGAACCAAGATTTCAAGTTGATGAGGAAACAGCAGAAAGAATTATTGAAGAAGCATCAGAATTTTTGAATATGGCTAAAATTATAATAAACAAATTTAAAGAATTACATAAATAA
- a CDS encoding nucleotidyltransferase domain-containing protein, protein MKTDTKKLALNEFVKTLKKKYKNRIKKIILFGSYARGDYDEESDIDILVIGDVPQREISYLSAEILLKYGEVISTIVETPEEFEKFKDSFFHKSILKEGVEIG, encoded by the coding sequence ATGAAAACTGACACAAAAAAACTTGCTTTAAATGAATTTGTTAAAACCTTAAAGAAAAAATACAAAAATAGAATTAAAAAAATAATTTTGTTTGGAAGTTATGCAAGAGGGGACTACGATGAAGAGAGTGATATTGATATTTTGGTTATAGGGGATGTTCCACAGAGAGAAATTTCTTACTTAAGTGCAGAGATTCTTTTAAAATATGGGGAAGTTATATCTACAATAGTAGAAACACCTGAGGAATTTGAAAAATTTAAGGATTCATTTTTCCACAAAAGTATTTTAAAGGAAGGTGTTGAGATTGGATGA